Proteins encoded within one genomic window of Tabrizicola piscis:
- a CDS encoding ETC complex I subunit, which translates to MRARIYQPARTAMQSGTAKTHQWVLEFAPASEREVDPLMGWTSSGDTQAQVRLRFDSREAALAYAAEKGIEADVQDPKPRRAIIRARGYGENFATDRKGAWTH; encoded by the coding sequence ATGCGCGCCCGGATCTATCAGCCTGCCCGAACCGCCATGCAGTCTGGCACCGCCAAGACCCACCAGTGGGTGCTGGAATTCGCTCCCGCGTCCGAGCGTGAGGTTGACCCCTTGATGGGCTGGACATCCTCGGGCGACACGCAGGCCCAAGTCCGCCTGCGCTTTGACAGCCGTGAGGCGGCGCTGGCCTATGCCGCCGAAAAGGGCATCGAGGCGGATGTGCAGGATCCCAAACCGCGCCGCGCCATCATTCGCGCCCGGGGTTATGGCGAAAACTTTGCGACCGACCGCAAAGGGGCATGGACCCACTGA
- a CDS encoding GNAT family N-acetyltransferase, producing MAWTIAEEHPLTPDLELLFQRHTADMHADTPPESIHMMDKGALAAPGIRFFVLRDAGEPVAMGAFKRIDAGHAEIKSMHVLHEARGRGLSKAMLEHLVTAAQADGFARLSLETGVQPTFVAARALYARAGFADCPPFEGYGPDPNSVFMTKVLA from the coding sequence ATGGCGTGGACGATCGCCGAGGAACACCCGCTGACGCCGGACCTGGAGCTTTTGTTCCAACGGCATACGGCGGACATGCATGCCGACACCCCGCCGGAATCGATCCACATGATGGACAAGGGCGCGCTGGCGGCACCTGGCATCCGGTTCTTCGTGCTGCGCGATGCGGGCGAGCCTGTCGCAATGGGGGCGTTCAAGCGGATTGACGCTGGCCATGCCGAGATCAAGTCGATGCATGTCCTGCATGAGGCGCGGGGGCGCGGGCTTTCCAAGGCGATGCTGGAGCATCTGGTGACAGCGGCGCAGGCTGACGGATTTGCGCGGCTGAGTCTGGAGACCGGCGTGCAGCCGACTTTCGTCGCTGCACGGGCGCTTTATGCCCGTGCGGGCTTTGCCGACTGCCCGCCGTTCGAGGGCTATGGGCCGGACCCGAATTCGGTCTTCATGACGAAGGTGCTTGCCTGA